Proteins encoded by one window of Candidatus Nitrosocosmicus hydrocola:
- a CDS encoding zf-TFIIB domain-containing protein: MECPRCYLEMQLSVKNNEEVSKCPGCEGLWLDAEIIDNIFDLSLERCDNYTENKVEETVPKNPPREKDYYFYKRPFNENANPDDVIGFE, encoded by the coding sequence ATGGAATGTCCCCGCTGCTATCTAGAAATGCAATTGAGTGTGAAAAATAATGAGGAAGTTAGCAAATGTCCGGGATGTGAAGGATTGTGGTTAGATGCAGAAATTATAGACAATATATTTGATTTGAGTCTTGAGAGATGTGATAATTATACTGAGAATAAAGTCGAGGAGACCGTTCCAAAAAACCCACCACGCGAGAAAGATTATTACTTTTATAAGAGACCATTTAATGAAAATGCAAATCCTGATGATGTAATCGGTTTTGAATAA
- a CDS encoding SDR family oxidoreductase codes for MNQKTAIVTGSSSGIGKEISLILARNGYNTFATMRNLDKASELKFIADSENLQSLHFEQLDVTNPNSVQDAITNINNKTGRIDILVNNAGYGLIGAFEDTSIDEVKDQYETNFFGLIRTTQAVLPIMRKQESGLIVNISSGVGRFGIPTLSSYASTKFALEGLTESMSYELEPFGIRTVLVEPGVIKTNFFNSTIVAKKSQDSNSPYHGFMRSMEKNFTELMKNNSSTPEYVAKVVLESITADNPKLRYLAGQDVEQWMDAKRKMTDEEFHNMFKQM; via the coding sequence GTGAATCAAAAGACAGCAATTGTAACTGGCAGTTCTAGTGGGATAGGTAAGGAAATTTCACTCATTCTTGCTCGAAATGGTTACAACACATTTGCAACCATGAGAAATTTGGATAAAGCTTCTGAACTAAAATTCATTGCAGATAGCGAAAACCTCCAATCATTACATTTTGAACAACTGGATGTGACAAACCCAAATTCAGTTCAAGATGCTATCACCAACATAAATAATAAAACAGGAAGAATAGACATTCTCGTCAACAATGCGGGGTATGGCTTGATTGGTGCATTTGAAGATACATCTATAGATGAGGTGAAAGATCAGTATGAAACTAATTTCTTTGGATTAATACGGACTACTCAAGCTGTTCTTCCCATAATGAGAAAACAAGAATCAGGTCTAATTGTAAATATTAGTTCAGGAGTTGGAAGATTTGGTATTCCCACACTTTCATCATATGCTAGTACAAAATTTGCACTAGAAGGATTGACTGAATCAATGTCCTATGAATTAGAACCCTTTGGGATAAGAACAGTTTTGGTGGAACCTGGCGTAATCAAGACAAACTTTTTTAATTCCACCATAGTGGCAAAAAAATCTCAAGACTCAAATTCTCCATACCACGGTTTTATGAGAAGCATGGAAAAGAACTTTACTGAATTAATGAAAAATAATAGTTCCACTCCAGAGTATGTTGCAAAAGTAGTCTTAGAATCAATAACTGCTGATAATCCAAAACTAAGATATTTGGCTGGTCAAGACGTTGAGCAATGGATGGATGCAAAAAGGAAAATGACTGATGAAGAATTTCATAATATGTTTAAACAGATGTAA
- a CDS encoding sensor histidine kinase, which translates to MDSNGFLPENTMILEGVENGISYGTKIFHNAQKVLDIWSDKNGPSVAIEFPVYKDNFIKTRERGVKIRFIVEVTKDNLQYCKELINCVDELRHLDGLKGAMAVSESEFVATSVLKEKQYVTQFLYSNKKDIVEQQQYIFDTFWKHSVSADLKITELVEGHEPIKTEIIEDVNEISKRIIKLAETSNEMHISSTIGGMRLIYQNYFELYKNVMKKQRNGKHNGIRWMVSISSNEDIQLIQRFLDEGIKVRHTHHVPNPSFALSDKMLNSTIERMEDGVMVNNLLSSNDHLYLDHYNTIFEDSWHNAIDAEDRINDIQKGYYSSIKVIPNPKESLQLISDMRSLVKNEVLIIVPSENGILRIESSNGFEALNDIAMKGIKVKVLYAENSLKMHEYIDNVKSKCSFIQFRRLLSTFQHIMRITILDREKTILIEIKDDTKQDYTAAMGLSLLIDSKSTAQSYASVFDNLWNQSEMYEQLQMAYDNLKQHEIRQQEFIDIVAHELRGPLTPIIGLAEYIRDETINSDQKKLLNIVINNSKRLRLLIEKILDVTRIDGKLYTLEITKFSINQLIIDIIKQFENHIKESGNTLHFKYDNDFCNKDYLINADRVKIEQVISNLIENSIKFQSDKGAYIFLRIEQKELIGNTDLSTNKKPFVLVSVIDNGKGIDAEILPRLFTKFASKSFHGTGLGLYLSRNIIEAHGGKIWGTNNSNGKGGATFSFSLPLADSAQGLQLGR; encoded by the coding sequence TTGGATTCTAACGGCTTTCTTCCTGAAAATACAATGATTCTTGAGGGAGTGGAAAATGGCATCTCATACGGTACAAAGATATTCCATAACGCCCAAAAAGTACTTGACATTTGGTCAGATAAGAATGGACCTTCTGTTGCAATCGAATTTCCTGTCTATAAAGACAATTTTATCAAGACCAGAGAAAGAGGTGTCAAAATAAGATTCATTGTAGAGGTTACGAAAGATAATCTCCAATACTGTAAAGAATTAATAAATTGTGTTGATGAGTTAAGACATCTTGATGGTCTAAAGGGTGCCATGGCTGTGAGTGAATCAGAATTTGTGGCTACATCAGTTTTGAAAGAAAAACAATATGTTACTCAATTTTTGTATAGCAATAAGAAAGATATCGTAGAACAACAGCAATATATTTTTGATACGTTTTGGAAGCATTCGGTATCGGCAGACCTAAAGATAACAGAATTAGTAGAAGGTCATGAACCTATAAAGACAGAGATAATTGAAGATGTCAATGAAATTTCAAAAAGGATAATCAAACTTGCTGAAACATCTAATGAAATGCATATAAGTTCAACCATTGGGGGTATGCGGCTCATTTACCAAAACTATTTTGAGCTATACAAAAATGTAATGAAAAAACAAAGGAACGGAAAACATAATGGTATTCGATGGATGGTGTCAATCAGTTCAAATGAAGACATTCAGCTAATCCAGCGCTTTTTAGACGAAGGAATCAAAGTACGTCATACTCATCATGTGCCAAATCCCAGCTTTGCCCTGAGTGATAAAATGTTAAATTCCACTATTGAAAGAATGGAAGATGGAGTCATGGTAAACAATTTACTGAGTAGTAACGATCATTTGTATCTTGATCATTACAATACAATTTTTGAGGATTCATGGCATAATGCAATTGATGCTGAAGATAGAATAAATGATATCCAAAAAGGATACTATAGTAGTATCAAAGTTATCCCAAACCCGAAAGAATCACTTCAACTGATTTCTGATATGAGAAGTTTGGTGAAAAATGAAGTTCTAATTATCGTTCCTTCTGAAAATGGAATTCTGCGAATAGAGTCTTCTAATGGGTTTGAAGCTCTAAACGACATAGCAATGAAAGGGATTAAAGTTAAAGTGTTATATGCGGAAAATTCACTCAAAATGCACGAATATATTGATAACGTAAAATCAAAATGTTCTTTTATTCAATTTAGACGTTTACTATCTACATTCCAACATATCATGCGAATTACAATTCTTGACAGAGAAAAAACAATACTAATCGAAATTAAAGATGACACAAAACAAGATTACACAGCTGCAATGGGTTTGTCTTTATTAATTGATAGTAAATCCACTGCCCAATCTTATGCTTCAGTTTTTGATAATTTATGGAATCAATCTGAAATGTATGAACAATTACAAATGGCCTACGATAATCTAAAACAACACGAAATAAGACAACAGGAGTTTATAGACATTGTTGCACATGAACTTCGAGGTCCGCTAACGCCAATCATCGGTTTAGCCGAGTATATTAGAGACGAAACTATAAACTCTGACCAAAAAAAATTGCTAAATATTGTAATAAATAATTCAAAGAGATTACGTCTCTTGATCGAAAAAATATTGGACGTAACGCGAATCGATGGCAAATTGTACACACTTGAAATAACAAAATTTAGTATCAATCAACTAATCATTGATATAATTAAACAATTTGAAAATCATATTAAAGAGTCTGGAAATACATTGCATTTCAAATATGACAATGACTTTTGTAATAAAGATTATTTAATAAATGCAGATAGGGTAAAAATTGAACAGGTAATAAGTAATCTAATCGAAAATTCTATAAAGTTTCAATCGGATAAGGGAGCCTATATATTCTTACGTATTGAGCAGAAAGAGTTAATTGGTAATACAGATCTTTCTACAAATAAAAAACCATTTGTTTTAGTTTCTGTTATAGATAATGGCAAAGGCATAGACGCTGAAATACTTCCAAGACTATTTACCAAGTTTGCTTCAAAGTCCTTTCATGGAACAGGATTGGGACTATATTTATCTCGAAATATCATAGAAGCCCATGGAGGCAAGATTTGGGGAACAAATAATTCGAATGGAAAAGGTGGAGCTACTTTTAGTTTTAGTTTACCGTTAGCTGATTCTGCACAGGGTTTGCAGTTAGGTCGGTAG
- a CDS encoding PPOX class F420-dependent oxidoreductase, which translates to MSQKDNEQIDASLRNLFEDKNLAFVATIMKDGSPQITPTWVDIDNDNQILINTAVGRIKQKNVARDPRIAVSIADKNNPYHMVTVRGEVVDQITGEQAEKHIDKMAKKYLNKDKYPFGTPGEKRILLKVKPTKVGSM; encoded by the coding sequence ATGAGTCAAAAAGATAATGAACAAATTGATGCATCCTTACGAAATCTCTTTGAAGACAAAAATCTTGCTTTTGTAGCTACAATCATGAAAGACGGGTCTCCACAGATAACTCCTACGTGGGTAGACATTGATAACGACAACCAAATTCTTATCAACACTGCTGTTGGACGAATAAAACAGAAAAACGTAGCAAGAGATCCAAGAATTGCTGTATCAATTGCAGACAAGAATAATCCCTATCACATGGTAACCGTAAGAGGAGAAGTAGTTGATCAAATTACAGGAGAGCAGGCAGAAAAACACATTGATAAAATGGCAAAAAAATATCTAAACAAAGATAAATATCCATTTGGCACTCCGGGTGAAAAAAGAATTCTGTTGAAGGTAAAGCCTACTAAGGTAGGTTCTATGTAA
- a CDS encoding L-dopachrome tautomerase-related protein → MTINTPSRRAGKEGTPAESNGIPAHELPSAQFLGALEPVAFFDGAMPTGVTVSHNGRIFVNFPKWGDDVKFTVAEIRDGQAIAYPNESINETDEEDQASTLVSVQSVVVDPVNCLWILDTGSPLFKPTEYGGPKLICVNLDKNKVVKKILFPQTVALPTTYLNDIRFDLRRGNEGMAFITDSSQKGPNGIIVVDLATGESWRRLNDHVSTKAEDIQTFLPLVEGRPFLEHRSDGTIRQGASMGIDGIAINSDGSRIFYCPLGSRSLFSVKTDLLANRDASEIEVAETVYHHGDRGGASDGLESDSEGNIYSTNYEHNAILRLNHYNKRWETLVYDPRLLWPDTLSLATDGFMYVMANQLHRQARYNRGKDLRIKPYTLFRTRINAQPVLLR, encoded by the coding sequence ATGACAATTAATACTCCATCGAGAAGAGCCGGAAAAGAAGGAACACCGGCAGAATCAAATGGCATTCCTGCACATGAATTGCCTTCAGCTCAATTTCTAGGTGCTTTAGAACCAGTTGCTTTTTTTGATGGTGCCATGCCAACAGGGGTGACAGTATCTCACAATGGGAGAATTTTTGTAAATTTTCCAAAATGGGGCGACGACGTCAAATTTACAGTTGCAGAAATTCGAGATGGGCAAGCCATCGCTTATCCTAATGAATCAATAAATGAAACAGATGAGGAGGATCAGGCGTCAACTTTGGTATCTGTGCAATCGGTCGTTGTAGACCCGGTAAATTGCTTATGGATACTCGATACTGGTAGTCCGCTATTTAAGCCAACAGAGTATGGCGGTCCGAAATTGATTTGTGTAAACTTAGATAAAAACAAAGTAGTAAAAAAAATTCTCTTTCCTCAAACAGTCGCCCTCCCAACCACTTATCTCAATGATATTCGATTTGATCTCCGCAGAGGAAACGAAGGAATGGCGTTTATCACTGATTCTTCACAGAAAGGACCAAATGGAATAATCGTAGTCGATCTTGCAACAGGGGAGAGCTGGCGTCGACTCAATGATCACGTTTCAACTAAAGCAGAGGACATTCAAACATTTCTTCCACTAGTTGAAGGAAGGCCATTTTTAGAACATAGATCTGATGGAACTATCAGACAAGGTGCAAGTATGGGAATAGATGGTATTGCCATTAATTCAGACGGATCAAGAATATTTTACTGTCCACTTGGAAGTCGCAGTCTATTTAGTGTGAAAACTGACTTATTGGCCAATCGAGATGCATCAGAAATAGAGGTAGCAGAAACCGTCTACCATCATGGTGACAGAGGGGGTGCATCAGACGGCCTAGAATCAGACTCTGAGGGAAATATATATTCGACCAATTATGAGCATAATGCAATCCTTCGACTTAATCATTATAATAAGAGATGGGAAACCCTAGTCTATGACCCACGATTGCTGTGGCCCGATACTCTTTCTCTTGCAACAGATGGATTTATGTATGTCATGGCTAATCAATTACACCGTCAGGCCCGCTATAATAGGGGAAAAGATTTACGAATAAAACCATATACGTTATTTCGAACACGCATAAATGCACAGCCCGTGTTACTGCGATGA
- a CDS encoding pyridoxamine 5'-phosphate oxidase family protein, with amino-acid sequence MKDFRSSKLGDGPIKLDPNQINDLLSKTLIANLATTDSDGGIHIVPMWFKKIDNAIYIPTSSKTHKYKNLLQRANASVMIDISLSGLNFIGVLIRGKVQIIRGDKAKELNRLIHLKYIRTEAFDNPNITNYLSTGDDVTIELFIEKLISWNLADSKAGKSLREGGWAKPLDLE; translated from the coding sequence TTGAAAGACTTTCGTTCTAGCAAATTGGGTGACGGTCCTATCAAACTTGATCCAAATCAAATTAATGATCTTTTATCAAAGACATTGATAGCAAATCTAGCTACGACTGATTCAGATGGGGGAATTCATATTGTTCCAATGTGGTTTAAAAAAATAGACAATGCTATTTACATTCCTACATCCAGTAAAACACATAAATACAAAAATCTGCTCCAAAGAGCCAATGCTTCGGTAATGATAGATATTTCTTTATCGGGTCTAAATTTCATAGGAGTTCTTATACGAGGTAAGGTACAGATCATTCGTGGAGATAAAGCCAAAGAACTTAACCGTTTGATTCATTTAAAATATATCAGGACTGAGGCTTTTGACAATCCAAATATTACGAATTATCTATCGACAGGTGATGATGTTACTATTGAACTATTTATTGAGAAATTAATTAGCTGGAACTTGGCAGATTCAAAGGCAGGAAAATCACTAAGAGAAGGTGGCTGGGCCAAACCCCTTGACCTGGAATGA